GTGCTCGGTTCAATCACAATTGCCTGGGAAACACAGTTTAAGGAAGGCAACATTATGTGGAAGGTCCCGAGGCTCATTAGGCTAAACGATAACATAGTCGTACGGGAAGATGAGACCGCAGTTTTCTACAGGGATGGTAAAGTCCTTACTTATTTTGATCAACCGAACAGGTATGCCCTTACAGACTTTAACGCTCCTGTAGTGCAGGGTCTCCTGAAATTTTTTACCGGAGTCCAGCAACAAGCTGAGGTGTACTACATTCAGAGGCGTTATCTGGATGGAAAATTTGGGAGCACTGAGCCATATCAGTTTACAGACCCCACGTTTGGCATTGTCAGCCTGAAGGTCTACGGAGAATATCGATGGAAGATATCGAATCCTGAGAATTTCATAAATCAATTTGTCGGAACTTTTAATCTCGAAACCACCGATCAGGTTGAAGACAGGATGAAGGACCAGATGGTCATTCTCATCTATAATGCCCTTGGAAAGATGAAAGAGAAGGGTCTGAAAGTTACGGACATACCTGCAAACCTTCTCAATATTGAGCAGGTTGTTCTTGCAGAAGCTCCTGATCAATTCCAGCAGTACGGAGTGGAGATAAACAAAATTTCTGGGCTTAACATAAACCTGCCAGATGAGGTACAGAAAGCAGTGGATAAGAGATCGGAGATGTCTGTGCTTGGCGTGAACTATCTTCAGTTACAGGCTGGCAAAGCTATGGTTGATGCGGCTAAGAATCCGACGGGTGTAGCGGGTGCAGGCGCTGGAATAGGTATAGGCCTTGGTGCTGGTGCTGGAATGGGTTACGCCATGGGTGGCCAGATGATGGGCGGTATGTCTGGCGGACTTCAGCAGCAACAGACGAAGGCATGTCCGAAATGCGGTGCAATTGTACCGATAAACTCGACATTCTGTCCTAACTGTGGGGCTCCCTTGCAGGGAGCGCAGAATCAGGGGGCGATCAAGTGTCCAAAATGTGGAACGGAGTCACCGCCTGGCACAAAGTTCTGTCCGAATTGCGGTACGAGCCTTGTTCCTCAGATGACTAAATGCCCCAGCTGTGGCTTCGAATCCCCTGCAGGTACTAAATTTTGCCCAAATTGCGGTGCTAAACTATAGGTGAGAGTATGTTTTGTGAAAAATGTGGAGCACAGATACCAGATGATGCAGTATTTTGCCCGAAATGTGGATATAAGGTTGGTCAATCACAGGGTAATAGCGGTGGATCGCCTTCTCAGGGACAGACTGTCCAGGTTGTGGCCCCACCTGATGCACAAGAACTCAAGTGCCCGAGCTGCGGAGCCCCGTTGAAACCACAGTTCGGTGAGATGGTTATAACCTGTGAATACTGCGGAGCAAGTATATGCCTAAATACGAACGGATGGAAGAATATAGAAAAGAATTCCATGCTTCCTCTGAAGATCCCGGACCAGGATTCTCTTGTCAACGTCCTCAAGGGATATATGGATCGTGGCCTTTTGAGGCGCCACCTCGAGGAAGAATCCAAGCTTGAACAGGTAAGCCTTGCATACATTCCATACTGGGTCGTAACTGTGTCGGCAAGGACGCAGTACACAGCAGTAAGCGAAGCGTCGACCATCGGAACAGTGGCTGGCAGCGTTGCACTTATGAGCCTCATGGGCGGGGCCATGGGCGGACGCAGAGGAATGGGTATGGGAAT
The genomic region above belongs to Thermoplasmatales archaeon and contains:
- a CDS encoding SPFH domain-containing protein, with the translated sequence MIGKKSKIIPDKGGSVLGSITIAWETQFKEGNIMWKVPRLIRLNDNIVVREDETAVFYRDGKVLTYFDQPNRYALTDFNAPVVQGLLKFFTGVQQQAEVYYIQRRYLDGKFGSTEPYQFTDPTFGIVSLKVYGEYRWKISNPENFINQFVGTFNLETTDQVEDRMKDQMVILIYNALGKMKEKGLKVTDIPANLLNIEQVVLAEAPDQFQQYGVEINKISGLNINLPDEVQKAVDKRSEMSVLGVNYLQLQAGKAMVDAAKNPTGVAGAGAGIGIGLGAGAGMGYAMGGQMMGGMSGGLQQQQTKACPKCGAIVPINSTFCPNCGAPLQGAQNQGAIKCPKCGTESPPGTKFCPNCGTSLVPQMTKCPSCGFESPAGTKFCPNCGAKL
- a CDS encoding zinc-ribbon domain-containing protein gives rise to the protein MFCEKCGAQIPDDAVFCPKCGYKVGQSQGNSGGSPSQGQTVQVVAPPDAQELKCPSCGAPLKPQFGEMVITCEYCGASICLNTNGWKNIEKNSMLPLKIPDQDSLVNVLKGYMDRGLLRRHLEEESKLEQVSLAYIPYWVVTVSARTQYTAVSEASTIGTVAGSVALMSLMGGAMGGRRGMGMGMMDGALMGGMIGGGMGMGGGNLRAYTYDQNYNYPVVAVKGLLEYQPKDFSFNLDERIPFDISKVPKGIKVLNGEIGEDAAKYEAKTYVDQLQSQKVHQQHHMVQKIVTQDDVSDPELIHVPVWFAKFSYKSKEISIVVDGNSGKVINSIGLNEDKKL